Genomic segment of Myxococcus stipitatus:
GAGCCTTTTTAGCCGTACGAAGAATATCTGGATTGAACAGATGCCTTCAACTTCTGGGAAAATAATCCAACATACCCATACCCGCGAAGTCTCTCTTTGTCTGGTTTCTAGCAAAATGTCGGAGGAATGACAGGGGTTTAGGCGCTCACCTGGAGGGGAATGTGGCCCCTGTCCTGGAGGGTGCGGGGAAGTTCAATCGTGAATTCCGCACCTTCCCCGATTCGGCTGTGGACCTGGATGGCGCCGCCGTGCGCTTCGATGAGCTGGCGGACGATGTAGAGGCCCAGCCCGGAGCCGGGGGGGTGGCCGTTGTGGCCGTGGACGCGCTCGAAGCGGTGGAACAGGCGCTGCTGGTCCGTGGGGGAGATGCCCAGGCCGGAGTCCTTCACGGTGAGCCGGACGCGGGTGTCATCGCCGTGGACGCGCAGCTCCACGGGGTGGCCGTGGCCGAACTTGAGCGCGTTGTTCAGGAGGTTGGTCACCACGCGGTCCAGGCGGAGCCGGTCCCACGTCCCGGTGGTGTCGTCCTCCTGGACGCGGACGGTGAGGGTGCAGCCGGCGGCCAGGGCCTGGTCGACGTGGCGCTCGGTGACTTCCCGGACCAGGGCGGCCAGGTCCACCTTCTCGCGGTCCAGCGTGAGGTGGCCCGCGGAGAGGAGGGACAGGTCCAGCAGGTTGTGCAGCAGCCGGCCCATCCGCCGGGTCTCGCTCTCCGCGCCCACCAGCCCGTCGCGCAACCGGGGCTCGCGGGTGCAGATGTCAATGAGGCGCAGGCGGCGCAGCCGCAGCTGGAGCGAGCTGAGCGGGTTGCCCAGGTCATGCGCCGCCACGCCGATGAGCTCCAGCGCGCCCTGGGCCTCCGTCAGCAGGCGCGCGTTGTCCAGGGCCAGGGCGGCGCGGCTGGCCAGCTCCTCCATGAAGGCCCGGTCCACCTCGCCATAGCGGCGCGAGCCGGTGGACAGCAGGCACAGCGCGCCCAGGACCCGGGGCCCCACCGCCAGCGGCACGGTGAGGGCGGAGGTGACGCCCAGCACCCGGAGCAGCTCGCCGTGGGCGCTGCCCTCCAGGGCCTGGGGCAG
This window contains:
- a CDS encoding sensor histidine kinase, which gives rise to MMRRWTFAQRVAAGVSACVLAGLLLLATLLSAVHGLLTHPETSRAALQQALLAGCLGLAGVGALACVLHHALRPLHARNEHSEQRLSLLMEAVTDYALCFLDRQGRVTAWNAGAERLTGWAATDVTGCALERLHPEDAVAAGVPQVHLERAAREGRLLSEGWQVRRDGTRFWAETLLTALQDSTGSLRGFAKVTRDITERRRMERAQALFAEAGRVLQPLSGAREVGEALTRLCVPEVADACILFLPSSDGQVRPQAVACADAQAATRLWEPLLRCPNADEVGPGHVVCTGRAELLPEVDAAHLPQALEGSAHGELLRVLGVTSALTVPLAVGPRVLGALCLLSTGSRRYGEVDRAFMEELASRAALALDNARLLTEAQGALELIGVAAHDLGNPLSSLQLRLRRLRLIDICTREPRLRDGLVGAESETRRMGRLLHNLLDLSLLSAGHLTLDREKVDLAALVREVTERHVDQALAAGCTLTVRVQEDDTTGTWDRLRLDRVVTNLLNNALKFGHGHPVELRVHGDDTRVRLTVKDSGLGISPTDQQRLFHRFERVHGHNGHPPGSGLGLYIVRQLIEAHGGAIQVHSRIGEGAEFTIELPRTLQDRGHIPLQVSA